The following proteins are co-located in the Mesorhizobium sp. M1E.F.Ca.ET.045.02.1.1 genome:
- a CDS encoding tyrosine-type recombinase/integrase: protein MGRAPEQPSADAPSALPVVANARLPAHLDALADRARDYVEAASSANTRRAYASDWKQFASWCRRQGVEMFPPDPQVVGLYVTACASGKATGDKKPNSVSTIERRLSSLTWNYAQRGQPLDRKDRHIATVMAGIRNKHAAPPRQKEAVLPEDLIAMLETLDRGTLRGLRDRAMLLLGFGGGLRRSEVVGLDVGRDQTEDSSGWIEILDKGMLLRLRGKTGWREVEVGRGSSDTTCPVVALETWLKLARIAHGPLFRRVTGQGKSVGADRLNDQEVARLVKRTALAAGVRGDLPEGERGMMFAGHSLRAGLASSAEVDERYVQKQLGHTSAEMTRKYQRRRDRFRVNLTKASGL, encoded by the coding sequence ATGGGCCGCGCGCCGGAGCAGCCCTCGGCCGACGCCCCCTCCGCTCTTCCGGTCGTCGCCAATGCCCGCCTGCCGGCGCATCTCGACGCGCTGGCCGATCGCGCCCGCGACTACGTCGAGGCGGCGAGCTCGGCCAATACCCGCCGCGCCTACGCTTCGGACTGGAAGCAGTTTGCGAGCTGGTGCCGTCGCCAGGGTGTCGAGATGTTTCCGCCCGATCCGCAGGTGGTCGGGCTCTACGTCACCGCATGCGCCTCGGGTAAGGCGACCGGCGACAAGAAGCCGAACTCCGTCTCGACGATCGAGCGCCGGCTCTCCTCGCTGACGTGGAACTATGCCCAGCGCGGCCAGCCGCTGGACAGGAAGGACCGCCATATCGCCACCGTCATGGCCGGCATCCGCAACAAGCACGCAGCCCCGCCCCGCCAGAAGGAAGCAGTGTTGCCCGAGGATCTGATCGCCATGCTGGAAACGCTCGACCGCGGCACCCTGCGCGGCCTGCGCGACCGGGCCATGCTGCTGCTGGGCTTTGGCGGCGGCCTGCGCCGCTCCGAAGTCGTCGGCCTCGACGTCGGCCGCGACCAGACCGAGGATTCCTCCGGCTGGATCGAAATCCTCGACAAGGGCATGCTGTTGCGCCTGCGCGGCAAGACCGGCTGGCGCGAGGTCGAGGTCGGGCGCGGCTCGTCCGACACGACCTGCCCCGTGGTCGCGCTGGAGACCTGGCTCAAGCTCGCGCGCATCGCCCACGGGCCGCTGTTCCGGCGCGTCACCGGGCAAGGCAAGTCCGTTGGTGCCGATCGGCTCAACGACCAGGAGGTCGCCCGCCTCGTCAAGCGGACCGCGCTGGCCGCCGGCGTGCGTGGAGATCTGCCGGAGGGCGAACGCGGAATGATGTTTGCCGGCCATTCGCTTCGCGCCGGCCTGGCGTCCTCGGCCGAGGTCGACGAACGCTATGTCCAGAAACAGCTCGGCCACACCTCCGCCGAGATGACACGCAAGTACCAGCGCAGGCGCGACCGGTTTCGTGTCAATCTCACCAAGGCGTCGGGGCTCTGA
- a CDS encoding tyrosine-type recombinase/integrase, with protein MDLRLSKSVPDQKLRRAEALDALDSVLPFDRRDFLAELLTDDDVATLRHLAKEGIGENSLRALASDLGYLEAWSLAATGFSLPWPAPEALLIKFVAHHLWDPAKRETDVSHGMPEDVTAALKSAKLLRVDGPHAPNTVRRRLSSWSTLTGWRGLVGNFSAPGLRSAIKLAVRASARPRGRKSKKAVTADILTALLKACAGDRLVDVRDRALLVTAFASGGRRRSEIASLRFEQIVEEEPVPADPKEPGGEKLPCLSIRLGRTKTTQADSDVFVLLVGRPVLALKGWLERAGINECAVFRGIDRWGNLEKRALTPQAVNLILKRRIAEAGLDPQAFSAHGLRSGYLTETARRGIPLPEAMQQSQHHSVQQASNYYNDAERTLGRAARIIV; from the coding sequence ATGGACCTTCGCCTGTCAAAGTCCGTACCCGACCAAAAACTGCGCCGCGCGGAGGCGCTCGATGCGCTGGATTCGGTGCTGCCATTCGACCGGCGCGATTTTCTGGCCGAACTTTTGACCGACGACGATGTCGCCACGCTGCGCCATCTCGCCAAAGAAGGCATCGGCGAGAATTCCCTGCGCGCCCTGGCCTCGGATCTCGGTTACCTCGAAGCCTGGTCGCTGGCCGCGACCGGTTTTTCGCTGCCCTGGCCGGCGCCGGAGGCGCTGCTGATAAAATTCGTCGCCCATCACCTGTGGGATCCTGCAAAGCGTGAAACCGACGTTTCGCACGGCATGCCGGAAGACGTGACCGCGGCGTTGAAGTCGGCCAAACTGTTGCGTGTCGATGGACCGCACGCGCCGAACACCGTGCGCCGGCGTCTGTCCAGCTGGTCGACGCTGACCGGCTGGCGCGGTCTTGTGGGAAATTTTTCGGCGCCCGGCCTGCGCAGCGCCATAAAGCTCGCGGTGCGCGCCAGCGCCCGCCCCCGCGGCCGCAAGAGCAAGAAGGCGGTGACCGCCGACATTTTGACCGCGCTCCTAAAAGCCTGCGCCGGCGACCGCCTCGTCGACGTGCGCGACCGCGCCCTTCTCGTCACCGCCTTTGCCTCCGGCGGCCGCCGCCGCAGCGAAATCGCTTCGCTCAGGTTCGAGCAGATCGTCGAAGAAGAGCCGGTACCCGCCGATCCGAAGGAACCCGGCGGCGAAAAACTCCCTTGCCTGTCGATCCGGCTCGGCCGGACTAAGACGACACAAGCCGACAGCGACGTCTTCGTGCTGCTCGTCGGCCGGCCTGTTCTGGCCCTGAAAGGCTGGCTCGAGCGCGCCGGGATCAACGAGTGCGCCGTGTTCCGCGGCATCGATCGCTGGGGCAATCTCGAAAAACGCGCCCTGACGCCGCAGGCGGTCAACCTGATCCTCAAGCGCCGCATCGCCGAGGCCGGCCTCGACCCGCAAGCCTTTTCCGCGCATGGCCTGCGCTCGGGCTACCTCACCGAAACCGCCCGCCGCGGCATTCCGCTGCCCGAAGCCATGCAGCAGTCGCAGCACCACTCCGTGCAACAGGCATCGAACTATTACAACGATGCGGAGCGGACGCTCGGCCGGGCGGCGAGAATCATCGTTTAG
- a CDS encoding DUF5623 domain-containing protein, with the protein MSKTDVQPSSIEGIKRLAKAISKRDAIPHTKALDTASQVSGFGNFQHAHRLLSNRSADAAPARHVVYISTFWRDSETRTSGRETIRVFLSTPLDEMIKPTQYRYAHKLGRFRRHASDHVIDEYRPDSASAALARACGAARVLQFMDITGLRPSKARVEPRGGYSARLPGHDHGSVWFDPVAKHHVGADEPYSGSALSKMAERDAWARQHNWSLAKPDWAGMYFPEGGSELFLYADASKGYSLEGLLKALSKACAAIVPENCDRVAIGAHAPFVTPGEKAAAEAKRAKDVQRKAPSPRGPKTTVEYRLPLSGKPRRRPKTAMPVDAHAKIGSLLKGVLVDMRARAGVYKRIDAVRSELDDWVQCEHDRQAMSDAVFFDLYYGESSTGGKPETGEQHVKNLRLAQSMLAQHYPDCAPLRDLMGKIDLAVASLEKMG; encoded by the coding sequence ATGTCCAAGACAGATGTTCAGCCGTCCTCGATTGAGGGCATAAAGCGCCTTGCCAAGGCCATCTCGAAGAGAGATGCGATCCCACACACCAAAGCGCTCGACACGGCATCACAGGTATCGGGCTTTGGCAATTTTCAGCATGCACATCGATTGCTGAGCAATCGTTCAGCTGATGCCGCCCCGGCGCGGCACGTCGTCTACATCTCCACCTTCTGGCGGGATAGCGAGACACGAACCTCCGGCCGTGAGACGATCCGGGTGTTCCTGTCGACGCCACTCGATGAAATGATCAAGCCGACGCAGTATCGATATGCGCACAAGCTGGGCCGTTTTCGGCGCCATGCCTCAGACCATGTGATCGATGAGTATAGACCGGACTCGGCGAGCGCTGCTCTGGCACGCGCATGCGGAGCCGCGAGGGTACTGCAGTTCATGGATATCACCGGCCTGCGGCCGTCCAAGGCGCGGGTTGAACCGCGAGGAGGATATTCTGCTCGCCTTCCCGGACATGATCATGGAAGTGTCTGGTTCGACCCCGTGGCGAAACACCACGTCGGAGCCGACGAACCTTATTCAGGAAGCGCTCTGTCCAAAATGGCCGAACGTGATGCCTGGGCGCGGCAACACAACTGGTCACTTGCCAAGCCAGATTGGGCAGGAATGTATTTTCCGGAAGGGGGCAGCGAGCTTTTCCTGTATGCCGACGCTTCGAAGGGATATTCGCTCGAGGGGCTGCTGAAGGCACTTTCCAAGGCTTGTGCAGCAATCGTACCCGAGAATTGTGACAGGGTCGCCATCGGGGCTCACGCTCCTTTTGTAACGCCAGGAGAGAAGGCTGCGGCGGAGGCGAAGCGCGCGAAAGACGTCCAACGAAAAGCACCCTCGCCCCGCGGTCCCAAAACGACTGTCGAGTACCGGCTGCCGCTCAGCGGCAAGCCGCGCCGGCGTCCGAAGACGGCCATGCCTGTGGACGCGCATGCCAAGATCGGTTCGCTGCTGAAGGGCGTGCTTGTCGACATGCGAGCGCGGGCGGGCGTCTACAAGCGCATTGATGCCGTCCGAAGCGAGCTTGATGACTGGGTTCAATGCGAACACGATCGGCAGGCCATGTCCGATGCGGTATTTTTCGACCTCTACTACGGAGAGAGTTCCACCGGCGGAAAGCCAGAAACTGGCGAACAGCACGTTAAAAACCTGCGCCTCGCACAGTCCATGCTGGCACAGCACTATCCTGATTGTGCGCCTTTGAGAGACCTCATGGGAAAAATCGATCTCGCGGTCGCATCGCTCGAGAAGATGGGGTGA
- a CDS encoding DUF1403 family protein, with protein MILRPTTSSRHQAPALGAAVAAPAIALPGWLRRAVPDAQSLAGKGLGPNALEDVAIAAGAAIGALDALVRRRERWAGAWRQRLALAATAMTTRQAGRIEDEAALRDAVLLTRPGDDVGPAGHMLLAWRRLGARPAEELLTEASVAGVLDALGLAGDDETANGLADELRHLAATDGTIGTMIGAFAAVETRGLPRILGCWFADAMLAQRLGWTHAVPLLGGEALGNGSGRPRRAATVLASKSNAADPEYAKTLLAAQARAAVRAIDLFTELERHADKLLTAAPKLRAKGAEAVVDRLLSDDALVPSEKIAGMSDRGLRRLFDRLVDLGAVRELSGRTAFRIYGL; from the coding sequence ATGATTCTGCGCCCCACGACCTCTTCGCGCCACCAAGCGCCGGCGCTCGGAGCCGCCGTGGCCGCCCCGGCGATCGCGCTGCCGGGCTGGCTGCGCCGCGCCGTTCCGGATGCGCAAAGCCTTGCCGGGAAAGGGCTTGGGCCAAATGCCCTTGAGGACGTCGCGATCGCCGCGGGCGCCGCGATCGGCGCGCTCGACGCCTTGGTCCGCCGGCGGGAGCGATGGGCCGGCGCATGGCGGCAGCGGCTGGCGCTCGCGGCTACGGCGATGACGACGAGGCAGGCCGGACGCATCGAGGACGAGGCTGCGCTACGCGACGCCGTTCTGCTCACGCGTCCCGGCGACGATGTCGGCCCGGCCGGCCACATGCTGTTGGCCTGGCGCCGGCTGGGGGCGCGGCCTGCGGAAGAGTTGCTGACGGAGGCGAGCGTCGCCGGCGTGCTTGACGCCCTGGGTCTCGCCGGGGATGACGAGACGGCGAACGGTCTGGCCGACGAGCTGCGGCATCTTGCGGCGACCGACGGCACCATCGGAACGATGATCGGCGCCTTTGCGGCCGTCGAGACCCGCGGCCTTCCGCGCATCCTCGGATGCTGGTTCGCCGACGCCATGCTCGCGCAGAGGCTGGGCTGGACGCACGCGGTGCCGCTGCTCGGCGGCGAAGCGCTCGGCAACGGTTCCGGGCGGCCGCGGCGCGCAGCGACCGTCCTTGCGTCGAAGAGCAACGCGGCGGATCCCGAGTATGCGAAGACTCTGCTCGCCGCGCAGGCGCGTGCGGCAGTGCGCGCCATCGATCTGTTCACCGAGCTCGAGCGGCATGCCGACAAGCTGCTCACTGCCGCCCCCAAGCTCAGGGCCAAAGGTGCGGAGGCGGTCGTCGATCGGCTCTTGTCGGACGACGCGCTCGTTCCATCGGAGAAGATCGCCGGCATGAGCGATCGCGGCCTGCGCCGCCTGTTCGATCGGCTGGTCGATCTCGGCGCCGTGCGCGAGCTGTCCGGCCGGACGGCTTTCCGCATCTACGGGCTTTGA
- the repB gene encoding plasmid partitioning protein RepB, whose translation MARKHIFDNLMRESAPETAEDGEPASGFRKFGAARSISSSIDELARQASKLAEGETVIEIDPDLVDRSFVPDRMSVDEDDAYHELLEAVRERGQDTPILVRPHPSAEGRYMAVFGHRRVRVAKQLGRPVRAVVKTLADIDHVVAQGQENSARANLTFIERVMFAQQLGGLGFSRETIQSALSVDYQTLSKMLTIPKAIPAVIIDAIGPAKGIGRDRWLDLRKLVENPKNTPIANSYVASEEFAAADSDERFNLLFDFLNGAKSNKAIRKGLAPRINRTWAPADKSVAATIKNNGKAFSLALKAKDAAEFGEYISENLDSLYEAFRTSKKEATGD comes from the coding sequence ATGGCAAGAAAGCACATTTTCGACAATTTGATGCGGGAATCCGCGCCCGAAACGGCAGAAGATGGCGAGCCAGCTTCCGGGTTTCGTAAATTCGGAGCGGCGAGGTCCATCTCATCGTCGATCGATGAACTGGCCAGGCAAGCCTCCAAGCTCGCCGAAGGCGAAACGGTTATTGAAATTGATCCCGACCTGGTCGACAGGTCATTTGTGCCTGATCGCATGAGCGTTGATGAGGACGACGCATACCACGAACTGCTGGAGGCCGTCAGGGAGAGGGGACAGGATACCCCAATCCTTGTAAGACCCCATCCCAGCGCCGAAGGCCGCTACATGGCCGTTTTCGGACACCGACGGGTGAGAGTTGCCAAACAACTCGGCAGGCCTGTCCGCGCAGTGGTGAAGACGCTGGCAGACATCGACCACGTTGTCGCACAAGGGCAGGAAAACTCCGCACGCGCCAACCTTACATTCATTGAGCGTGTTATGTTCGCCCAGCAGCTGGGCGGGCTTGGGTTCAGCCGCGAAACCATCCAATCTGCTCTGTCGGTCGACTACCAGACGCTCTCTAAGATGCTGACGATTCCGAAAGCTATCCCTGCGGTCATCATTGATGCGATTGGGCCGGCCAAAGGGATTGGACGCGACCGGTGGTTGGATCTTCGGAAGCTCGTCGAGAACCCGAAGAACACGCCAATTGCCAACAGCTATGTGGCCAGCGAAGAGTTCGCGGCCGCGGATTCTGACGAGCGTTTCAACTTGCTCTTTGATTTTCTGAACGGAGCAAAGTCCAACAAGGCGATCAGGAAAGGGCTCGCTCCGCGGATCAACAGAACCTGGGCACCGGCCGACAAATCAGTCGCCGCGACGATTAAAAACAATGGAAAGGCCTTCAGTCTGGCGCTGAAAGCGAAAGACGCGGCCGAGTTCGGCGAATACATTTCGGAGAACCTGGACAGCCTTTACGAGGCATTCAGGACATCGAAGAAAGAGGCAACAGGAGACTAA
- a CDS encoding TniQ family protein produces MATSRKTVGRFPSTRFRTSCCRSWLHRLSLANGIAPRSFAGVLGLGNGMWSPRLDLDLPRHVAVLLADQTSVPRQAIIKMTMTGCALIPLLLPRRESAHRNRSTWMQYCPLCLADDEAPYFRRQWRLSSRISCFVHRCSLRDRCPSCRAGIASFDQAELRPQHVCARCSFDLRDAPKTSVNAAPRRLERAIADICSIEVAKRSPTIQDLVSRLLRAPVVADIRSAKRLTGLSAATRIHCFNALTTRPADWLVSNEDAAVAHRRRAILAAGGHGELIARFTDILEKNQQPRLSERSPPPNAGLIDLLEAYSRFI; encoded by the coding sequence ATGGCGACGTCGCGCAAGACCGTTGGCCGGTTTCCGTCGACCCGCTTCCGGACGAGCTGCTGTCGCAGCTGGCTTCACCGGCTTTCACTCGCAAACGGTATCGCGCCGCGGTCATTCGCCGGGGTCCTCGGACTCGGCAACGGGATGTGGTCGCCGCGCCTCGATCTTGATCTTCCGCGCCACGTCGCCGTTTTGCTCGCTGATCAGACAAGTGTTCCGCGTCAAGCGATCATAAAGATGACCATGACCGGTTGCGCATTGATCCCGCTCCTGCTGCCTCGGCGCGAGAGCGCGCACCGGAACCGTTCGACCTGGATGCAGTATTGCCCTCTGTGCCTCGCCGACGACGAAGCACCTTATTTTCGCCGGCAGTGGCGGCTGTCATCTCGGATATCCTGCTTCGTGCATCGTTGCAGCCTTCGCGATCGATGCCCCAGTTGCCGCGCCGGTATCGCCTCCTTTGACCAAGCTGAACTCCGTCCACAGCATGTCTGCGCGCGATGCAGCTTCGATCTGCGTGACGCCCCGAAAACCTCCGTCAATGCGGCGCCTCGGCGGCTCGAACGTGCCATTGCGGACATCTGCAGCATCGAAGTGGCCAAACGCTCGCCCACGATCCAAGATCTGGTTTCTCGGCTGCTGCGTGCACCAGTTGTCGCCGACATTCGCTCGGCAAAGCGCCTGACCGGCCTCTCGGCTGCAACGCGCATCCACTGCTTCAACGCGCTTACGACGCGGCCTGCAGACTGGCTGGTCAGCAATGAGGATGCTGCCGTCGCACATCGACGGCGGGCTATTCTGGCTGCGGGCGGCCATGGAGAACTGATCGCACGGTTCACAGATATCCTGGAGAAGAATCAGCAACCGCGATTGTCGGAGCGCTCACCGCCTCCGAACGCCGGCCTCATCGATCTGCTTGAGGCGTATTCGCGGTTCATTTGA
- a CDS encoding SMC-Scp complex subunit ScpB: MAEAKRTGRGKGRSDHRRSADQLFDRELDHLPPEVRWREWMNRVEATVFAASEPVGRETLARIVGKSCSIDLLIDDIREELRGRPYDLVAVAGGWKHLTRPAYADAIRTAVGGSEHAVDLTQSEVLVLMCIAYFQPITRAELSSFFGKEISRDLIGNLRGAGLIASGPRSPTPGAPYTYVTTKEFLLEFGLDTLRDLPDFGALEDAGLLSKEKLLAGDIMPAFSDSGMSDTDVAIDE, translated from the coding sequence ATGGCCGAGGCGAAGCGCACGGGGCGAGGCAAAGGTCGGTCAGATCATCGTCGATCAGCTGACCAGCTGTTTGACCGGGAGCTGGATCACCTGCCGCCCGAGGTGCGCTGGCGTGAATGGATGAACCGCGTCGAGGCGACCGTTTTTGCTGCCAGCGAACCCGTCGGCCGCGAGACGCTGGCGCGAATCGTCGGCAAGAGCTGCAGCATCGATCTGCTTATCGACGACATCCGCGAGGAGTTGCGCGGCCGACCCTATGACCTGGTCGCCGTCGCCGGCGGCTGGAAGCATCTGACGCGGCCGGCCTATGCCGATGCCATCCGCACCGCGGTCGGCGGAAGCGAGCACGCAGTCGACCTCACGCAGTCCGAAGTCTTGGTGCTCATGTGCATAGCCTACTTCCAGCCGATCACCCGTGCCGAACTGTCGTCCTTCTTCGGCAAGGAGATCAGCCGCGATCTGATCGGCAACCTGCGCGGTGCCGGCCTGATCGCCTCCGGCCCCCGCAGCCCGACGCCCGGCGCGCCCTACACCTATGTCACGACCAAAGAATTCCTGCTCGAGTTCGGTCTCGATACTCTGCGGGACCTTCCCGACTTCGGGGCGCTTGAGGATGCCGGGTTGCTTTCAAAGGAGAAGCTGCTTGCGGGCGACATCATGCCGGCGTTTTCAGACTCCGGCATGAGCGATACTGACGTGGCCATCGACGAATAG
- the repA gene encoding plasmid partitioning protein RepA has translation MNVLAPVSKPLFDDTILAQGREISRKLNQLRFETFPPNARKTLRQFSLGEAAYFLGVSTSNLKKLHLEGKGVEPTIHAGGRRTYSAEQIMELRHWLDRHGRADVKKYVPHRRRGEKLQVVAVVNFKGGSGKTTTAAHLAQHLALTGHRVLAIDLDPQASLSALHGIQPELDKNPSIYEAIRYDDERKPITDVILPTNFPGLELIPASLELQEYEYDTPLAMQDKNSVAGKTFWNRIEKVLQEVDDRYDVVVIDCPPQLGYLTLTALSAASSVLITVHPQMLDLMSMSQFLLMLGDILKTIRQAGGEVDLDWFRYLITRYEPTDVPQAQMVGFMQSMLASQMLKTPMLKSTAISDAGLTKQTLYEVEKSGMNRATYDRAMESMEAVNAEIRELIHGAWGRAK, from the coding sequence ATGAACGTATTAGCGCCCGTGTCGAAACCTTTGTTCGACGACACCATTCTGGCACAAGGCCGCGAGATTTCCAGGAAACTGAACCAGCTTCGTTTCGAGACATTCCCGCCGAACGCAAGGAAGACCTTGCGGCAATTCTCACTCGGGGAAGCGGCGTATTTCCTCGGGGTTTCGACTAGCAATCTCAAGAAGCTGCACCTGGAAGGCAAAGGTGTCGAGCCAACTATACACGCCGGGGGTCGGCGGACATATTCGGCCGAGCAGATCATGGAGCTGCGTCATTGGCTCGACCGTCACGGCCGAGCCGATGTGAAGAAATACGTTCCTCACCGCCGCAGGGGAGAGAAGCTGCAGGTCGTTGCTGTTGTTAATTTCAAGGGGGGCAGCGGAAAGACGACGACGGCCGCACACCTTGCGCAACATCTGGCGCTAACCGGGCACCGTGTACTGGCCATCGACCTTGACCCACAGGCTTCGCTGTCGGCCCTCCACGGCATCCAACCCGAACTCGACAAGAATCCGTCGATCTATGAAGCGATCCGCTACGACGACGAGCGGAAGCCCATCACCGACGTAATTTTGCCGACAAACTTTCCAGGCCTTGAACTTATCCCTGCATCGCTCGAATTGCAGGAATATGAGTACGACACTCCACTGGCGATGCAGGATAAGAATTCCGTCGCCGGCAAGACGTTTTGGAATCGCATCGAAAAGGTATTGCAGGAGGTCGATGACCGTTATGACGTGGTCGTAATCGATTGTCCGCCCCAGCTCGGCTATTTGACACTGACTGCTCTGTCGGCGGCGAGTTCGGTGCTGATCACTGTACATCCGCAGATGCTCGACCTGATGTCGATGTCGCAGTTCCTTCTCATGCTCGGCGACATCCTGAAGACAATTCGCCAGGCGGGCGGCGAAGTAGATTTAGATTGGTTCAGATATTTGATCACTCGATACGAGCCGACCGACGTCCCGCAAGCCCAGATGGTCGGATTCATGCAGTCAATGCTCGCGTCGCAAATGCTCAAGACGCCGATGTTGAAATCGACCGCTATTTCGGATGCTGGGCTGACGAAGCAGACGCTTTATGAGGTCGAGAAATCCGGGATGAATAGGGCAACGTACGACCGCGCCATGGAGTCGATGGAAGCGGTTAACGCGGAAATCAGAGAACTAATCCACGGGGCCTGGGGACGTGCGAAATAG
- a CDS encoding TniB family NTP-binding protein: MVDHLFDHVRAQLAGSPQERIAYIQASRWIGHQVAVTAHERLAELLSRPPSLRTRGLMLVGPYANGKTMIAERFAVGHLRTAEQQRVWVVQTREGAGLAHFYGCILQALRAPTGGSRDVGRKAEQVDHLLDRLKPRILIFDEFHNALRGRARDVEAVLAFLRRIGRQFDISPVLIGEVAVYDFVNQTAEMATRFDLHAVPRWQYGEEFLALLDSLEGALPLARASELSDEPLARKIFQLSEGLIGEIVAVVSAAASTAVRSGEERITKSGIEALRYVPVSKRRRGLVRDDLL; this comes from the coding sequence TTGGTGGACCATCTATTCGATCACGTTCGCGCGCAGCTCGCCGGCAGCCCGCAAGAGCGGATCGCCTATATTCAGGCGTCGCGATGGATCGGACACCAGGTGGCGGTCACGGCGCATGAACGCCTTGCCGAGCTTCTGTCGCGGCCGCCATCGTTGCGGACCCGAGGCCTGATGCTCGTCGGACCCTATGCCAACGGCAAGACGATGATCGCCGAACGGTTCGCCGTCGGGCATTTGAGAACAGCCGAGCAGCAGCGAGTGTGGGTGGTGCAGACGCGCGAAGGCGCAGGGCTCGCCCATTTCTACGGGTGTATCCTGCAGGCGTTACGCGCGCCGACCGGCGGCAGCCGGGACGTCGGCCGCAAGGCCGAACAGGTCGATCATCTGCTCGACAGGCTGAAGCCCAGGATCCTGATCTTCGATGAGTTCCACAATGCTTTGCGCGGCCGGGCGCGCGACGTCGAGGCCGTGCTTGCCTTCCTTCGGAGGATCGGCCGTCAATTCGACATCTCGCCGGTTCTGATCGGCGAGGTCGCCGTCTACGACTTCGTCAACCAGACCGCCGAAATGGCGACCAGGTTCGACCTTCACGCCGTGCCGCGATGGCAATATGGCGAGGAGTTCCTTGCGCTGCTCGACAGCCTTGAGGGCGCCTTGCCGCTCGCCCGCGCGTCCGAGCTCTCGGATGAACCCTTGGCGCGAAAGATCTTCCAGCTCTCCGAGGGACTGATCGGTGAGATCGTGGCGGTCGTCTCCGCTGCGGCGTCGACCGCAGTGAGATCCGGTGAGGAGCGGATCACGAAATCGGGCATCGAGGCGCTGCGCTACGTCCCGGTCTCGAAGCGCCGCCGGGGGCTGGTGCGCGATGACCTGCTGTGA
- the repC gene encoding plasmid replication protein RepC has product METGIATTPFGRRAMSLAMLAAQNESREIPKGRVVDKWQIYRNLCEGKSIVGIGDRALAVLNALLSFYPDSDLSEDNDLIVFPSNAQLSLRAHGMPEPTVRRHLAALVDCGLIIRRDSPNGKRYARKGRGGEIEEAFGFSLAPLLARAYEFQAAAERVRADNRALRLMRERITLHRRDIYKLIEAALDEDVPGDWGGLWKRFRSVVEAIPRRACIAELEPIVADMAALRDDVDKLLETHMKSTNPSGNDSQNERQQSDSNTDSLFEFEPALEKSGATAEPSTRTAERPKTYPLGLVLKACPEIADYAVDGIGNWRDFMITAAQVRGYLGVSPSAYEEACHVMGQEVAAIVIACILQRAHHINSAGGYLRVLTDKARAGAFSVGPMLMAALKANGATARMAG; this is encoded by the coding sequence ATGGAGACGGGTATTGCAACGACGCCCTTCGGGCGGCGGGCGATGTCGCTTGCCATGCTGGCAGCGCAAAACGAGTCACGTGAGATCCCCAAGGGCAGGGTCGTCGACAAGTGGCAGATCTACCGCAACCTCTGCGAGGGCAAGAGCATCGTCGGCATCGGCGATCGTGCCCTGGCCGTGCTGAATGCGTTGCTATCTTTCTATCCTGATAGCGACTTAAGCGAGGACAACGACCTCATCGTCTTTCCCTCGAACGCACAGCTGTCGCTCAGGGCGCACGGAATGCCCGAGCCCACGGTCAGGCGGCACCTGGCGGCTCTTGTGGACTGCGGGCTGATCATCCGTCGGGATAGCCCGAACGGCAAGCGGTACGCCCGCAAGGGCAGGGGAGGAGAGATCGAGGAAGCCTTTGGCTTCTCCCTGGCGCCGCTGCTGGCCCGTGCTTACGAGTTCCAAGCGGCGGCCGAGCGTGTTCGCGCCGACAACAGAGCACTCAGGCTTATGCGCGAGCGGATCACCTTGCACCGCCGGGACATCTACAAGCTGATAGAGGCGGCCCTTGACGAAGATGTCCCGGGCGACTGGGGAGGCCTGTGGAAGCGTTTCCGCAGCGTTGTGGAGGCAATTCCGCGCCGAGCTTGCATAGCCGAGCTCGAGCCTATCGTTGCCGATATGGCCGCCTTGCGTGATGATGTGGATAAGCTGCTGGAAACTCATATGAAATCCACGAATCCGAGCGGCAATGACTCTCAAAACGAGCGGCAGCAATCTGATTCAAACACCGACTCTCTTTTTGAATTTGAACCTGCTTTAGAGAAAAGCGGGGCGACGGCCGAGCCCAGCACGAGAACCGCAGAGCGCCCGAAAACGTATCCGCTGGGGCTGGTGCTGAAAGCCTGCCCCGAAATTGCGGACTACGCCGTCGATGGCATCGGCAATTGGCGCGATTTCATGATTACCGCCGCCCAGGTGCGGGGCTACCTTGGCGTCTCGCCGTCGGCGTATGAGGAGGCTTGCCATGTGATGGGCCAGGAGGTCGCCGCGATCGTGATTGCCTGCATCCTGCAACGCGCTCATCACATCAATTCCGCCGGCGGATACCTGCGCGTGCTGACTGACAAGGCCAGGGCAGGGGCGTTTTCGGTCGGACCGATGCTGATGGCGGCGCTGAAGGCGAACGGCGCCACGGCGAGGATGGCGGGGTGA